In Lotus japonicus ecotype B-129 chromosome 5, LjGifu_v1.2, one genomic interval encodes:
- the LOC130719737 gene encoding uncharacterized protein LOC130719737, translating to MAIGKPAPKRRRLVKGSSASSSNPSAQPTAAAVAKGKKAATTAAIASSKSPTDGTSQLPAAEASAAAATEPVTVTALDSAAAGTTTGAASKSATIGATTTTADQSSTAGISATATATCSNAAAGEKERETEKENPKSPPRQVTPPSPPPTNDERSLSPPPRQEERPSPDAATTFEAAQIEQAPGNRGGSSSHFNMLPNAIEPSEFLLIGLNRDAIEKEVLSRGINETKEETLARLLRAGCIFAHAFDNFNSAAAEAERLKAESAQHQEAAAASTNWWRRRERKKFTPTS from the exons ATGGCAATTGGCAAGCCG GCCCCCAAGAGGAGGAGATTAGTCAAAGGCTCCTCCGCCAGCTCCTCCAACCCCAGCGCTCAACCCACCGCCGCCGCTGTGGCCAAAGGCAAGAAAGCTGCCACCACCGCTGCCATTGCAAGCTCCAAGTCTCCAACTGACGGGACGAGCCAACTCCCTGCCGCCGAAGCTTCCGCCGCCGCGGCCACTGAGCCTGTCACTGTCACAGCCCTCGATTCTGCTGCCGCTGGTACAACCACCGGTGCCGCCTCCAAGTCTGCCACTATAGGCGCCACAACAACAACCGCTGACCAGTCATCAACTGCTGGCATAAGCGCCACAGCCACCGCCACATGCTCCAATGCTGCCGCCggggagaaagagagagaaacagaaaaagaaaacccaaaGTCTCCCCCGCGCCAAGTcacacctcctagcccgcctccCACGAACGATGAACGTTCCTTGTCTCCCCCGCCTCGCCAAGAAGAAAGACCCTCTCCCGACGCCGCCACTACTTTCGAGGCAGCCCAGATTGAGCAAGCCCCTGGTAACAGAGGTGGTTCTTCTAGCCACTTCAACATGCTACCCAATGCTATTGAGCCCTCAGAGTTCTTGCTCATTGGCCTCAACCGcgacgccatagaaaaagaagtgttGAGCCGAGGCATTAACGAGACCAAGGAGGAGACCCTTGCCCGtcttctacgcgctgggtgcatcttcgcccacgcgtttgacaaCTTCAACTCCGCAGCTGCTGAAGCTGAACGGTTGAAGGCTGAGAGCGctcagcaccaagaagccgctGCCGCTTCGACAAACTGGTGGCGCAGGCGGGAAAGGAAAAAGTTCAcgccgacaagttga
- the LOC130719739 gene encoding uncharacterized protein LOC130719739: protein MNFTNTELLKARERKMARFSPKFNNEGDGKKRGGAENQAEGAQALKRRKLVKVSSAAGSSNPGAQPTTAAASKGKKVAKASTATATESTTIPAPNSATAGAATAAAAKSTTVGATAASAGVTTSQDAPPSPPPTDDGRSASSPPRPEERPPDAAATLEATQIEQAPGKEGGSINREAK from the coding sequence atgaatttcaccaaCACCGAGCTCTTGAAAGCTCGTGAGAGGAAAATGGCTCGCTTTTCTCCAAAGTTCAACAACGAGGGCGATGGGAAGAAACGGGGCGgcgctgagaaccaagccgagggcGCCCAAGCCCTCAAAAGGAGGAAATTGGTCAAAGTCTCCTCTGCCGCCGGCTCCTCCAACCCCGGCGCTCAGCCCACTACTGCCGCTGCGTCTAAAGGCAAAAAAGTTGCTAAAGCCTCCACCGCCACGGCCACCGAGTCCACCACCATTCCAGCTCCCAATTCCGCTACCGCGGGCGCGGCCACCGCAGCCgccgccaagtccactactgtaggcgccacagccgcctccgccggtgTCACGACAAGCCAagacgcacctcctagcccgcccccgACAGATGATGGGCGCTCCGCGTCTTCCCCGCCTCGCCCCGAAGAGAGACCTCCTGATGCCGCCGCTACCCTTGAAGCCACCCAGATCGAACAAGCTCCCGGCAAGGAGGGTG